Proteins co-encoded in one Malus sylvestris chromosome 9, drMalSylv7.2, whole genome shotgun sequence genomic window:
- the LOC126583968 gene encoding uncharacterized protein LOC126583968 translates to MAGVKKLIQIDIVSDTVCPWCFVGKRNLEKAFEASRDRFNFEVRWHPFQLNPNAPKEGVDKRSYYEEKFGSSRSKQMEARMQEIFRSHGLEYNLSGLTGSTLNSHRLIYFAGTQGHDKQHDLVGELFLGYFTQAKYIADGEYLLQSARKVGVEGAAEFLEDPNNGLDEVNEELKKYSRNINGVPHFLINNGKQALSGGQPPEVFLRAFEAATK, encoded by the exons ATGGCTGGTGTGAAAAAGCTCATCCAAATCGACATCGTTTCGGATACGGTGTGCCCGTGGTGCTTTGTGGGCAAGAGAAATCTTGAAAAAGCTTTCGAGGCATCTCGTGATCGATTCAACTTTGAG GTTAGATGGCATCCATTCCAACTTAATCCCAATGCGCCTAAAGAAGGCGTTGATAAGAGAAGTTATTACGAGGAAAAATTCGGGTCTAGTAGGTCGAAACAAATGGAGGCTCGGATGCAAGAG ATTTTCAGAAGCCATGGCCTCGAATATAACCTGTCCGGACTCAC GGGAAGTACTCTAAATAGCCACAGGCTTATCTATTTTGCTGGGACTCAAGGGCATGATAAGCAACACGATCTTGTGGGTGAACTGTTTCTAGGATACTTCACACAGGCAAAATACATCGCGGACGG GGAATATCTTCTGCAAAGTGCTCGAAAGGTCGGAGTAGAAGGGGCCGCAGAGTTTCTTGAAGACCCCAACAATGGGCTCGATGAG GTCAATGAAGAACTAAAGAAGTACTCGAGAAACATCAATGGAGTCCCACATTTTTTG ATTAACAACGGAAAGCAAGCGTTAAGTGGCGGCCAGCCGCCTGAGGTGTTCTTGAGAGCTTTTGAAGCAGCTACAAAGTGA
- the LOC126583958 gene encoding ultraviolet-B receptor UVR8-like encodes MKMDIDELLGRNQPVSIPTKSAIYVWGYNQSGQTGRNGKEQQLRIPKQLSPELFGCTAGANSRWLDITCGREHTAAVTSDGSLFTWGANDFGQLGDGTEERRKNPKKVKQLQAEFVKSVSCGAHCTAAIAEPRENDGTVSTRRLWVWGQNQGSNLPRLFWGAFTPNTIIRQVSCGAVHAMALSEDGLLQAWGYNEYGQLGRGFTCEGLQGARIINAYAKFLDEAPELVKITQVSCGEYHTAAISEKGEVYTWGLGNMGQLGHCSLQSGEKELLPRRVVALDGMVINDVACGGVHTCAVTQKGALYAWGGGRAGQLGLGPETGLFSCNPNESQSFFRNIPALVIPTSVQLIACGHSHTLISTRDGRIHGWGYNSYGQASNEKLTYAWYPSPVDWCVGEVRKLAAGGGHSAVLTDACTLKELCEFRLADSVNLKNASTIEDIASRTGSDALARLCERLRQHVNESGDCEHEDD; translated from the exons ATGAAAATGGACATTGATGAGCTTCTGGGTCGCAACCAGCCGGTCAGCATTCCGACGAAGAGTGCGATATACGTGTGGGGATATAACCAGTCCGGGCAGACGGGTCGGAACGGGAAGGAGCAGCAGCTGAGGATCCCGAAGCAGCTCTCGCCGGAGCTTTTTGGGTGTACGGCGGGGGCTAATTCGCGGTGGCTGGACATTACTTGCGGCCGCGAGCACACCGCCGCTGTTACCTCAGACGGGTCGCTTTTCACTTGGG GGGCTAATGATTTTGGTCAATTGGGAGATGGAACGGAGGAGCGAAGAAAAAATCCGAAGAAAGTGAAGCAATTACAGGCAGAGTTTGTGAAATCTGTGTCTTGTGGAGCACATTGTACCGCTGCCATTGCAGAACCTCGTGAAAATGATGGAACCGTCTCAACAAGAAGGCTTTGGGTGTGGGGGCAGAATCAG GGATCGAATCTTCCACGTTTGTTTTGGGGAGCCTTTACTCCAAACACG ATTATCCGTCAAGTGTCTTGTGGGGCAGTTCATGCGATGGCTTTATCAGAGGATGGCTTGCTACAAGCTTGGG GATATAATGAATACGGTCAACTTGGCAGAGGATTTACATGTGAAGGATTACAGGGGGCTCGTATAATAAATGCATATGCGAAGTTCCTAGATGAAGCCCCTGAGCTTGTGAAGATTACCCAAGTGTCATGCGGGGAGTACCACACGGCAGCTATATCTGAAAAAGGGGAGGT GTATACTTGGGGGCTAGGAAACATGGGTCAACTTGGGCATTGTTCCCTTCAATCTGGGGAGAAAGAGTTATTGCCGAGGAGAGTGGTCGCACTTGATGGAATGGTCATAAACGACGTTGCATGCGGTGGCGTACATACGTGTGCTGTGACTCAGAAGGGAGCTCTTTATGCTTGGGGTGGTGGTCGTGCAGGGCAGTTAGGCCTTGGCCCTGAAACGGGATTATTTTCATGCAACCCTAATGAATCTCAGTCATTTTTCCGGAATATTCCTGCGTTGGTTATTCCAACTAGTGTGCAACTCATTGCGTGTGGACACTCCCACACACTTATCTCTACAAGGGATGGAAGAATTCATGGATGGGGCTACAATAGCTATGGTCAAGCATCTAATGAGAAACTGACTTACGCTTGGTATCCATCTCCAGTTGATTG GTGTGTTGGGGAAGTGCGAAAACTTGCAGCTGGTGGTGGCCATTCAGCCGTGTTGACTGATGCATGTACCTTGAAGGAATTGTGTGAATTTAGGCTTGCAGATAGTGTTAATCTAAAGAATGCTTCTACGATTGAGGACATTGCGTCTAGAACAGGTTCAGATGCTTTAGCACGGCTTTGTGAAAGATTGAG GCAGCATGTGAATGAGAGTGGCGACTGTGAACACGAAGACGATTAG